A single Corynebacterium resistens DSM 45100 DNA region contains:
- a CDS encoding DUF1707 SHOCT-like domain-containing protein — protein sequence MSQSSPTSVPPPEGSAGPQQNQPQSPHDQPSIEPRNQSLRLSDEDRLNAMNHLSTHFADGRLTQSEFDSRCTAVAEATTNNELFPLFQDLPGGLPADSRGLPQSSAVAKSNDDDKREIESLKKRGNLIENLDWIIVGVTLITFLGLQMLGVNHAWLVWPSLIITLSLPRMFLKYSDTEEKQYEELSREEAREFREKIRRAREQRRALED from the coding sequence ATGTCACAATCTTCCCCCACCTCGGTACCACCGCCCGAGGGTTCGGCAGGGCCACAACAGAACCAACCACAGTCCCCCCATGATCAACCATCTATTGAACCCCGCAACCAATCACTGCGGCTCAGCGATGAGGATCGCCTCAACGCAATGAACCACTTATCCACTCACTTCGCCGATGGCCGACTCACCCAAAGTGAGTTTGATTCCCGATGCACGGCCGTTGCAGAAGCCACGACGAACAACGAGCTTTTTCCGCTGTTTCAGGATTTGCCCGGTGGATTGCCCGCGGATTCACGGGGATTGCCACAATCGAGCGCTGTAGCAAAATCAAACGACGACGATAAGCGGGAAATCGAAAGCCTCAAAAAACGTGGCAACCTGATCGAAAACCTCGATTGGATCATCGTAGGTGTTACGTTAATTACTTTCCTCGGTCTGCAGATGCTGGGGGTAAACCACGCTTGGTTGGTGTGGCCCTCGCTCATCATCACCTTGTCACTGCCACGCATGTTCCTTAAGTATTCCGATACCGAGGAAAAACAGTACGAGGAACTCAGCCGGGAAGAAGCTCGCGAGTTCAGGGAGAAAATCCGTCGCGCGCGCGAACAGCGCAGGGCGCTTGAAGACTGA
- a CDS encoding glycoside hydrolase family 76 protein yields MQERWDHRADLAEQAIEERHAARLWGLPLTNLGLIAWPPTGRDRLFVRWHYWWQAHYIDNLVDASHRRPTKARQTHIRRTLRAMRIRNLRRLSRNNYYDDKAWLALAMGRVAELDNMGTPRGYDDLVDNIFQGMDGLTGVLPWRTSETFYNVPTNGPAAILAARTGRLDIAEQILDWIFENLINEHGLVMDGLRMRMHGPEVEPAVYSYCQGVVIGACVELAIAQRDAAGVDRHAVSEVGMTSITRARGLIEAIARTHLTADGVLQWPSFGGDGGLFNGILMRYLALAATELPTPRRRNDETQRTARDIVKRTAESAWRYRLEVDGLPVFPAEWTRDAMMPQSGGLVGATIAGAVASSDIAERDLSVQLGGWMLMEAMCRILRDEVKS; encoded by the coding sequence GTGCAAGAACGATGGGATCACCGCGCTGACTTAGCGGAACAAGCGATTGAGGAGCGGCACGCTGCCCGCCTTTGGGGACTGCCGTTAACCAACCTTGGTCTCATCGCGTGGCCTCCAACCGGCAGGGATCGCCTTTTCGTTCGCTGGCATTACTGGTGGCAGGCTCATTACATTGACAATCTCGTCGACGCCTCGCATCGCCGGCCCACCAAAGCCCGCCAGACTCACATTCGTCGCACGCTACGGGCGATGCGCATTCGCAACCTGCGGCGCCTCAGCCGGAATAATTATTACGACGATAAGGCGTGGTTAGCGCTGGCTATGGGGAGGGTCGCAGAGCTGGACAATATGGGCACTCCCCGTGGCTACGACGACCTCGTGGACAATATTTTTCAGGGCATGGATGGGCTTACTGGGGTATTGCCATGGCGAACTAGCGAGACGTTCTACAACGTCCCCACGAACGGCCCGGCAGCTATCCTCGCCGCCCGTACTGGGCGGTTAGATATCGCCGAGCAGATCCTAGATTGGATCTTCGAGAACTTAATCAATGAACACGGCCTTGTGATGGACGGCTTGCGTATGCGGATGCATGGTCCCGAGGTGGAACCAGCTGTGTACAGCTACTGCCAAGGAGTGGTGATTGGGGCATGCGTGGAATTGGCGATCGCTCAGCGTGATGCTGCCGGTGTTGACCGCCACGCCGTTTCCGAAGTGGGGATGACTTCAATTACACGTGCCCGTGGATTGATCGAAGCCATCGCACGCACGCACCTTACAGCTGATGGTGTATTGCAATGGCCATCATTCGGTGGTGATGGAGGGCTTTTCAATGGCATCCTCATGCGTTATTTGGCACTGGCTGCCACGGAGTTGCCAACACCGCGGCGTCGAAACGACGAGACGCAAAGAACAGCCCGTGACATCGTGAAGCGAACCGCCGAGTCCGCGTGGCGCTACCGTTTGGAAGTGGATGGGTTGCCAGTTTTCCCCGCCGAATGGACAAGGGACGCGATGATGCCGCAATCCGGCGGGCTCGTGGGGGCAACCATTGCGGGAGCTGTGGCGAGCTCCGATATTGCGGAGCGGGATTTGTCCGTGCAGCTAGGCGGATGGATGCTGATGGAAGCGATGTGCCGAATCTTGCGTGATGAGGTCAAAAGCTAG